The following are encoded in a window of Gossypium raimondii isolate GPD5lz chromosome 13, ASM2569854v1, whole genome shotgun sequence genomic DNA:
- the LOC105783926 gene encoding uncharacterized protein LOC105783926, with protein MDQRLEQFQKEMQDQLQQQMNKQLEKIQQKMMDKIMEYQGSMMDKLTQLLTGGVDKGKGFVLNIEEGDSKGLVYPSGSTPQHVEVYPRRSSITIKSQQLQANASIPTKFQVGSGSNLGDNLINPTVPDFDEMAGREKMKDESSKQLEAKYKWLEEKSRAMENTESYYGVDAKELNLVPDLVLPYKFKMPEFEKYNGTSSPKAHITMFCRRMSGYVNNDQLLIHCFQDSLVGAASKWYNQLSRTMIGSWRDLAQAFIKQYSHVTNMVPDRITLQNLEKNQMKALGSTHKGGGRSPSKFSHRSWKRK; from the coding sequence ATGGAtcaaaggctagaacagttccagaaggaaatgcaagatcagcttcaacaacaaatgaataagcagcttgagaaaattcaacaaaaaatgatggataaaataaTGGAATATCAGGGGAGTATGATGGATAAGTTGACTCAGCTGTTGACGGGAGGAGTGGATAAAGGAAAGGGCTTTGTGctcaatattgaagaaggagacagtAAGGGACTTGTTTATCCCTCAGGCTCTACCCCTCAGCATGTTGAGGTATATCCACGCAGATCTTCTATCACCATTAAGTCTCAGCAATTACAGGCCAATGCTTCAATACCAACGAAATTTCAAGTTGGATCGGGCTCTAACTTGGGAGATAACCTTATTAATCCTACTGTCCCTGACTTTGATGAAATGGCtggaagagagaaaatgaaggatGAATCGTCAAAACAGCTAGAAGCAAAGTACAAATGGTTGGAAGAAAAATCTAGAGCGATGGAAAATACTGAAAGCTATTATGGGgttgatgctaaagaattgaacTTGGTTCCTGATTTAGTGctcccttacaagttcaaaatgcctgagtttgagaagtacaatggaactagtagcCCCAAAGCTCATATAACTATGTTTTGTAGACGGATGTCTgggtatgttaataatgaccagctgctgatacattgtttccaggatagcctcgtaggggcagcatctaaatggtacaatcaattgagccgtaccatgattggttcatggagggatttAGCGCAGGCATTCATAAAAcaatacagtcatgtgacaaatatggttcctgatagaatcaccttgcagaatttagaaaaaaatcaaatgaaagctttaggcagtacgcacaaaggtggagggaggtcgccgtccaagttcagccaccgctcctggaaaaggaaatga